CAGCACGAAGAACTGGATGTCGTCTGCCCAGCGCAGCGGATAGCGCGCGAGCGCGTAGGCGGCCGGCAGCCCGAGCAACGCACCGGCGATCACCGCCGCGCCTACCACCAAGATGGAGTTGACCAGCCCCTGCGCCACTGCCTCGCGACTCAGCACGTAGATGTAGTTCTCCAGCGTGGGCGTGAAGAAAATCTTCGGCACTGCAGAGACGATGTCGACCCGGTTCTTGAACGAGTTGAGAAAGGTCCAGAGCACGGGAACCAGCGCGGAGAGCCCTGCGCCGACCAGCACCAGCCGGGCGAGCAGCGTGCCGAGGGAGAACGGTTTTTTCTTTTTTGGCAAAGCGCTCATTTCGGTCGCGTCCATTTCCAGATGTAGGTGAACGCCACTGTCGACGCGACCATCATCAGCACCGCCATGCTCGACGCGTACGAGATGCGCCCGGACTCGATGAAGCCCTGCGAGAAGGCGTACATATCCAGTGTCTCGGTCGAGATTCCCGGGCCGCCGCGCGTCATCACGTAGATCAGGTCGAAGGCGCGCAACGACTCGACCATCTTCACGAACGTCAAGCTGATGAGCGGCGCCTTCAGCATCGGCAGCGCGACATACGCGTAGACCTCCCAGGTCTTCGCATGGTCCATGCGCGCGGCCTCGAAGGGCTGTGGCGGCAGCGTCTCGAGCAGCTTCAGCACGATGACTGCGAAGAACAGCCCCCACTGCCACACGTCCACGAAAGCCACCGTCATCAGCGCCGTGAGCGGGCTGGCCAGCAGATCCAGCGGCTCGCCGGTGATCGCCTTGTACGGATACGTCAGCAACCCGAACAGCGGATGAAAGGCGAACTTCCACACAAAGGCGGCCGACACGCGCGGCAGCAGCACGGGCACGATGAACAGCATCGACAACACGTTGCGCCAGCGCGCGGTGGCGCACTGGAACAGCAACACACCCAGCAGCACCGCGAGCCCCATGGTCGCGCTGACGGTCAGCACCTCCCACACCAGCGACACCCGCACGGAGTTGAGAAAGCGCCGGTCGGAAAACAGCTGGATGTAGTTCGACAACCAGACCCAGCTCGAATCGGCCTGGCCCAGTTCGCGGTCTTGCAGCGAGATGCCGATCGCGAACAGCGTCGGCACCAGCGCCAGCACCGCGAGCACCAGCAGGCCCGGCCCGATGAAGACGACCGGCAGTCTTGTCTTTTTTCTTTTCTCCCTGGTGGCCATCACATTACTTCTTGCGCCGTGCGATCAGCTGCTTTGCGTAGGCGTCGAGCTCATCGAGGCCGGCCTTGATGTCGGTGCGCGAGCCGGTGATCAGCTCTTCGAGAATGATCCCCCAGCGGTCGCCGAGGTCGGGCCAGGCGGCGTCCTGCCAGAAGTTCACGGCCGTGAGCTTGCCTGTGTCGGCCAGCGCCTTGCCGAGGTCGGCGCCGTAGCGTTTCGCAAACTCGGGGCTGCCCAGCACGCTGGTGCGGTTGAGTTCGCCGAACTGGCCTTCGGCGAGGCGGCGCTGCTCCTGCTTCTTCGAGGTGGCCCAGGCGACGAACAGGCCCGCGCACTTCTTCGCCTCCTCGGTCTTGTTGGCCTTGGCACCGATGGCCAGCCCGTGGCCGTAGCCGCCGCCGGTCAGCGGCGTGGGCGGCGGCAGGTAGGCGACCTTGCCGATCACGGTCGACATCTTCGGGTCGAGCGCATTGCCCGCCAGCGGGGTCGACTCGATCAGCATCGCCACCTTGCCCGCGAGGAAGGCGCCGGTGGCTTCGTCCCAGCCGCCGGTCTTGGTGCCGGGCGCGGAGTACTTGAACAGGTCGAGGTAGGTCTGCGTGGCCTTCACCGCGGCGGGCGAATCGAACACGGGCTTGTCGCCATCGAACCACTGGCCGCCGTAGCCGCGGAAGAACGGCATCCAGCGCCACACGTTGGCACCCGAACCGCGCTGGCCACGCAGGGCCACGCCGTAGATGCCGTGGGCCGGGTCGTTGAGCTTCTTCGCGGCTTCGGCGAATTCCTCAAGCGTTGTGGGCGGCTTGATGCCGGCCTTCTCGAGCAGGTCCTTGCGATAGACCAGCAAGTCGCCGCCACCGGTGAGCGGCGCGAACCAGGCCTGGCCGTCGAAAGTGGCGACCTTCTGGCGGCCGGGGTCGAAGTCGGCGTAGTCGTAGTCGGCGGGGTAGTACTTGGCCAGCGGCACGATCCACTTCGACTGGGCGAACAGCGGCACGTTGGCCTCGTCGACGTAGTACACGTTGTACTTGCCGACGGTCGAGGCGTCGGCGCGGGTCTTGGTGCGGCGGTCGTTCTCGTTGAGGTTGTCGATGTTGAACGACGCGCCGCTCAGGGCCTTGAACTCGTCCTTGTACTTTTCCAGCAGGGTCAGCCCGTCGCGCGGCTGGGACAGCACGCGCACATCGTCCTTGCAGGCCTGCTGCGCCTGCGCATGGCCCGCCGCGGCCAATGCCGCCAGCAACAGCGTGCCGGCCGCAATGCGGCGAGTGGTTCGGTTCGTCATCGTTCGTCTCCTGGTCTTGTTTGTGAAGGGCTTGCGAGAGGGACGAAGCGTATTCAGCCGCGGCCCGGCGCCGCGTACACGCGCGCCGGTGGACTGGTACTTCGATGACCAGCGGGCTTGGGGTTTTGCCGGGGGTGGCGCGCGAATTCGCCAATCAGTTGCAATGTAAAACCAGATCGATAGAATCCGCGTGGTTTTGTTTTGAAACCAAGAACGCCATTTCTGGAATCCACCATGACCCACTACCGCACCGCCACCGTCGACGGCCTGAACATCTTCTACCGCGAGGCGGGAGACCCGGCGCTGCCAACCCTGCTCCTGCTGCACGGCTTTCCAGCCTCCTCCTTCATGTACCGGGAGCTGATCGAACGGCTGGCCCATCGCTTCCACGTCATTGCGCCGGACTACCCCGGCTTCGGGCACAGCGACGCACCATCGGTCGTCGAGTTCAGCTACACCTTCGACCACCTCGCCGACATCGTCGAGAAATTCACCGACCAACTCGGCCTGAAGCGCTACGGCCTCTACATGCAGGATTTCGGCGGCCCGGTGGGATTCCGGCTGGCCAGCCGCCACCCTGAAAAAGTGAGCTTCCTGGTCGTGCAGAACGCCAACGCCTACGAAGAGGGATTGCCGGACGACTTCTGGGGCCTGGCCCGCGAGCTGTGGAGGGACCCCTCGCCGGTCAACTACGCCAGGATCCGCGAAGCCGCCATGTCGGACGCAGCCCTGGAATGGAACTACACCCACGGCGTGAAAGACCCGGCGCGCATCAACCCGGACAACTGGCTGCTGCAACGCGCCCTGCTGGCCCGCCCCGGCAACAAGGACGCGATGGCGGCCCTGCTGCACGACTACGGCCGCAACCTCTCGCACTACCCGGCCTGGCAGGCCTACTTTCGCCAGCACCAGCCGCCGACGCTGGTCGTGTGGGGTGCCAACGACGTGATCTTTCCGCCGTCGGGCGCGTATCCCTACCAGCGCGATCTCCGGCAGATCGATTTCAAGCTGCTCGACACCGGCCATTTCGCGCTCGAAGAACTGGGCGAAACGATCGCCGCGCACATCGAGCGCTTCCACGACGCCCTGCGTGCCTGACGGCAGAGCATCGCCATGCAATTGAACATCGATGCAGCCGCGGCCCGTGAGGCGCAGGCACGGCCCACCGCGCCGCCGATAACGGCCGCGATGGCGCTGCTGTTCGCGGTCGCCTGCGGGCTGGCCGTGGCCAACGTCTACTACGCCCAGCCGCTGCTGGACACGCTGGCGGCCACCTTCGGCATCCGCCCCGCCACGGTCGGCATCGTGATCACCATCACCCAGGTCGGCTACGGCCTGGGGCTGCTGCTGGTCGTTCCTCTGGGCGACCTGATCGACCGGCGGCAGCTGATCGTGGGGCAATCGCTGCTGTCGGTGGTCGCACTGCTCTGCGTCGCGCTGGCGCCCAGCGCGGCGATCCTGCTGCCGGCGATGGCCGCCGTGGGCCTGCTGGCCGTCGTGACGCAGGTGCTGGTCGCCTACGCCGCACTCATGGCCCCGCCAGGCGAGCGCGGCCGCGTGGTCGGCATCGTCACCAGCGGCATCATCATCGGCATCCTGCTGGCGCGGGCGGTGTCGGGCACGTTGTCCGATCTTGTCGGCTGGCGCTCGGTGTACCTGGTGTCCGCCGCGGCCACGCTGGTCGTCTCCGGCCTGTTGTGGAAGGCGCTTCCCCGGCGCGCGCCACCCCCGGTGCGCATTTCATACCTGCAGCTGATTCGATCGGTCTTCACGCTCTTCGCCGAGGAGCCCGTGCTGCGCATCCGTGCGGTGCTCGCCATGCTGATCTTCATGGCCATCACGATGCTGCTGACGCCGATGGTGCTGCCGCTCACGGCGGCGCCGTTCTCGCTGTCTCACACGCAGGTGGGCCTGTTCGGCCTGGCGGGCGCGGCCGGCGCCATGGGCGCTGCACGCGCGGGTCGACAGGCAGACCGGGGTCGCGCTCAGCGCACTACCGGCATCGGGCTGTCGGTGATGCTGCTGTCGTGGGCGCTCATCGCCATGCTGCCGTGGTCTATCTGGGCGATGGTGGTCGGCGTGGTCACGATCGACTTCGGCCTGCAGTCGGTGCATGTCGCCAACCAGAGCCTGATCTACCGCGTGCGCCCGGAAGCCCAGAGCCGCCTGACAGCCGGCTACATGATTTTCTATTCCATCGGCTCCGCCACTGGATCGATCGCCTCGACGATGCTGTACGCACACGGTGGCTGGAACAGCGTCTGCCTGGCCGGGGCAATCACCAGCGGCCTGGCACTGGCGTTCTGGGCCATGACGCGGCACCTGACGCCGCAGGATGCCAGCCCCTGAGAGGCACGCTCAGGCCGTGGTGGCGAGCGGCGTGTTCTGCGCGGTGCGCAGGCCGAAGCGGTCCTGCGCCTGCTGACGGTAGGCCGAGGGGGTCATACCCTTGAGCTGCAGGAAGCGCCGGTTGAAGTTCGCGAGGTTGGCGAAGCCCACCTCGTAGCAGATGTCGCTCACCAGCCGGTCGGAGGTCTGCAGCATCTCGCAGGCCTTGGCGATGCGCAGCCGCGTCACGAAGTCGGTGAAGGTGGCGCCCATGTGCTTGTGGAAGTAGCGCGAGAAGCTGCTTTCGGCCATGTTGGCAACGGCGCACACGGCCGGCAGCGACAGCTCTTCGGTCAGGTGCTGGTCGAGGTAGTCGAGCACGCGGCGCATGCGGGTGTTGGCGCTCGGGTCTTCGCCGGCCGGGTCGGCGGTGCTCGAAATCTGGCGCCAGTCGGGCCAGCGGGCCAGCTCGTGCAGCAGGCCGATGAACTCCGCCAGCCGGGCCATGCCCTCCTGCGCCTGCACGCGCAGGAAGCGTTCGTGCACCAGCGCATGGATGCCGAAGAACTCGATGCCCAGCTTCGCGCGGTCGAGCATCGGCAGCACCGCCTTCAGCTCGGGGAACAGGTCGGTGCCCTTGCGCAGCGGCTCGTCGCGGAAGTGGATGACCATGCTGCGCTCGGCAATGCCCTCGGGCGGCACGTCGTGCGAAATCCAGGTGTGGGGCAGCCGGGCGCCCACCAGAGCCACGTAGCCGGGCTCGAAGCGGCCGATGTGGTCGCCCACGAAGGCGTCACCGCTGCTGCGATTGATGCACTGCAGCTCGTATTCGTCGTGGTAGTGCCAGCAGTCGAAGGGCCAGGGCACGCCGTGCTGCAGGCAGCGCACCGAGCTGCCGCCCGCCGGCTCGAAGCCGAGCCTCGGGTCGCGCAGCAGTTCGTGCTCGAGTTCCGGCTTGCGCGCTGCGTTGTGTCTCATGGTTCTGTGAGCCTTCGCGCGGTAGCCGGCGGTGCTTTCTCAGCTGCCGGCGATCTTCATCCGGTTCACCAGGACCGATCCCGTGGTCTTGGCACCGAAGGTATAGGCATCGGCCCCGATGGCCTCGATGCCCATGAGCATGTCTTTCAGGTTGCCGGCGATGGTGATCTCCTGCACCGGGAAGGCGATCTTGCCCTTCTCGACCCAGAAGCCGCTGGCGCCGCGCGAGTAGTCGCCGGTCACGTAGTTCACGCCCTGGCCCATCAGCTCGATCACGAACAGGCCGGTGCCCAGCTTGGCGAGCATGGCGTCGAGGTCGTCGGTGTGCTTGGTGAGGCGCGAACTCAGCGTCAGGTTATGCGAGCCGCCGGCGTTGCCGGTGGTCTTCATGCCCAGCTTGCGGGCCGAGTAGGTCGAGAGAAAGTAGCCTTCGAGGCGGCCGGCATCGACCACCTTGCGCGCCCGGGTGGTCACGCCTTCGTCGTCGAAGGGCGAGCTGCCCTTGCCGCGCAGCACGTGCGGGTCTTCGGCCACGTTGACATGCTTTGGCAGCACCGGCTTGCCCAGCGAATCGAGCAGGAAGCTGCTCTTGCGGTACAGCGACCCGCCGCTTACCGCCTGCACCAGCCCACCCAGCAGGCCCACGGCCAGCGGCGACTCGAACAGCACCGGGCATTCGGTGGTCTTGATCTTGCGCGACTTCAGGCGGCTGAGCGCCCGTTCGGCGGCATAGCGGCCCACGGCCTGCGGGCTGGCCAGTTCGTCGGCCGAGCGCATGGAGCTGTACCAGGCGTCGCGCTGCATGTCGTCGCCCTTGCCGGCGATGGGTGCCACCGAAATGGAGTGCCGCGAGCTGGCGTAGCCGCCACGAAAGCCGTGCGTGTGGGCGCTGAAGAAGTGGCTCTGCTGGGCCGAGACGCCCGCGCCCTCGCTGTTGGTGATGCGCTTGTCGGTCGTCAGGGCCGCTTCTTCGCACTCCAGCGCCAGCTTGGCGGCCTGTTCGCTCGTCACATCCCAGGGGTGGAACAGGTCGAGTTCGGGGTGCACCTTGGCGATGTCTTCTTCGTCTGGCAGGCCGCTGACGGGGTCTTCGGCAGTGAAGCGGGCGATGTCGTAGGCAGCCTGCACGGTCTGCTTGATGGCCCCTTCGGAGAAGTCGGAGGTGCTGGCATTGCCGCGGCGGTGGCCCACGTAGACCGTGATGCCCAGCGACTTGTCGCGGTTGCGCTCGACGTTTTCCAGCTCGCCCTTGCGCACCGACACGCTCAGGCCGCAGCCCTCGGAGGCTTCGGCCCCGGCGTCGGTGGCACCGAGCTTCTTGGCGTGCGCCAAGGCGGTGTCGACCAGGTTTTCGAAGAAGGAGCGGCTGTAGGCGAAGCCGGAATCGGCGCGCGAGGAGGATGTCGTCATGTGGTGGCTATGATACTTGCGCCCCCTGTTTCACGTTTTCTCCCCAGCTTCCCACCGCGTTGCAACGCCGCACGGTGCGGCCCAGAATCCACTCCATGTCCCGCAAACCCAAAAAAGGCTATTTCGTCCGTGGCCAGTTCGTTGCCGAAGGCAGCGAGCTTGACCTTGAGCTCAAGCGCGAGCTCAAGGGCACCGACGAAGCCAGCCGCACCGACCTCAAGCGCGAAAGCGACGAGCTGCAGAAGCTAGGCACCGAGTTGCTCACGCTGCGCGCCGGCCTGTTCGACGCGCTCCAGCTCGACGAAAAACTGGTCGACGCCATCGCCGAGGCCAAGCGCATCACCAATTTCGAGGGCAAGCGCCGCCAGATGCAGTTCATCGGCAAGCTCATGCGTAAGCTCGAGCCCGAAGTGCTGGAGGCCGTGAAGCAGGCCCTGTCCGAGCAAAGCGTCGCCCCGGCCGCCGAAACCGCCGCCCTGCACGAGGCCGAGCGCTGGCGCGACCGGCTGATTGCCGACGACGACGCCCTCGGCGGCTGGATAGAAACCCACCCCGCCACCGATTCCCAGCAGCTGCGCGCCCTGGTGCGCCAGGCCCGCAAGGACATGAAGACCGGCCCGGCCGGCGAGGCGCCCCGCCAGGGCAAGGCCTACCGCGAGATCTTCCAGCTGGTGCGCGCGCAGCTCGCGGTGCACGGCGGAGCCGACCACGCAGCGGCCGCAGCCGCCCAAGACCGGGAAGAGGACGCATGAGTTCGTTCGACCCGGTTCGCATCGGCATCGTCTCCATCAGCGACCGCGCCTCCAGCGGCACCTACGAAGACAAGGGCCTGCCCTCGCTGAAGGAATGGCTCGGCCGGGCGCTGAAGAACCCCATCGAATTCGAACCCCGGCTGATTCCCGACGAGGCCGACCGCATCGGCGCCACGCTGATCGAACTGGTCGACGCCGGCTGCTCGCTGGTGCTGACCACCGGCGGCACAGGCCCCGCCCTGCGCGACGTGACACCCGAGGCCACGCTGGCCGTGGCGCACAAGGAAATGCCCGGCTTCGGCGAGCAGATGCGCCAGATCAGCCTGCGCTTCGTGCCGACGGCGATCCTGTCGCGGCAGGTGGCGGTGATCCGCGACAAGAGCCTGATCATCAACCTGCCGGGCCAGCCGAAGTCGATTGCGGAAACGCTCGAAGGGCTGAAGGACACCGAGGGCGTGCAGGTCGTGCCGGGCATCTTCGCGGCGGTGCCCTATTGCATCGACCTGATCGGCGGGCCGTACCTCGAGACGGACGACACGGTCTGCAAGGCATTCAGGCCCAAGTCGGCCATCCGTCCGCCGCGCTGAGCGGCTACTTGACCAGCGTGAGCAACGGCACGCCCTTGTCCTTGACCATCGTCACGAGGAACTTCGCGGGCTTGGTGGCGCTGGCATTGCGGCCGACGGTGTGGATGTCAGCCGGGCCCTCGTAGAAAGTCTGGCCGGGGGTGAGCGTGACCTCCTTGCTGCCCTTCACGCCCATCACGATCGATCCCTCGAGCACGTACACAAAGGCGTGGGCGTCATGGCGGTGGACGGGATCGACTGAGCCTGGCGGAAAGTCGACAACGAACGTGACTGCTTCCTTGCCGGGCATGTCCGCCAGGTCCTTCGTCATGAGCATGGTCACGGCGGCTTCAGGGGCCGCCATGGCGGGCGTCGCGGCGAACACGCCGAGTACGCCGAACACGAGGCCGAGGGAAATGCAGGTTTTCTGAAATCGGGTCATGGGTTGCCTTTCAGGCCCGCGCACGCTGCGCAAGCCATTCCTCGAAGCGGATCGTCCCGAGGCGCGGGGCGTTGCCGGGTGTCAGCGAGCGGTCGTCGAGCTGCACGCCGAAGTAGCTCGCCCCGGCATCGGTGACGACTGGCCGCTTGTCGCCGGTCGCCGCGAACAGGCGCCGAACCAGCGCGTCGAGCGGCAATGCCTGCGGGCCCGCGATCTCGATCCGGCCTCGCGCGGGCGGCTCGGCCACCACGGTGGCGAGCGCGGCGGCAACGTCGTCCGCCGCCATCGGCTGTATCAGCGCGTTCGACAGCCGGACTTCGCCGCCCTGCACGCTTCCGTCGGCGATGCCGGCCACGAATTCGAAGAACTGCGTGGCCTGCACGATGGTCCATGGCACGGGCGAGGCCTCGATCAGCTCTTCCTGGCGCTGCTTGGCGCGGAAATAGCCACTCGCCAGCAGGCGGTCGGTGCCGACCACCGACAGCGCGATGTGATGCGCCACGCCGGCCTCAGCCTCGGCGGCGAGCAGGTTGCGCCCCGCGGTGTCGAAGAAGCGGAGCGCCGGCTCGTCCTCGAACGAGGGCGAATTCGCGACGTCGACGACCACATTGGCGCCCGCCAGCGCGGCTTTCAGGCCTTCGCCGGTGAGCGCGTTGACGCCAGTCGAGGGCGACGCGGCGTTGACCTCGTGGCCCGCATCGCGCAGGCGCGTGGCGAGCTTGGAGCCGATGAGGCCGGAGCCTCCGATGATGACGATCTTCATGGTTGATTCCTCGGTAAAGAGATTCGGGAGTCAAAAAGGAACGCCCCCCGTGGACGTCCATGCAGGCAAGACGTCCAGCGGGAGGCGTTTGTGACACCGGGACCGAAAAATCCCCGGAGCCGACCGTTCCAGTCAGCTAGGTAGCCGTTACCGCAGGCCCGAAACCATGGCTTTCGGCCGCCTGCTCGCACGGCACGCGCTCGACCTGCACGGTCGAATGGTGGATGTCGAAGCGCTCCGCCAGCAGGGCGCGCAACCGCAGCATCAGCGGTGCCATGTCGCCCACATCCGGCCTGCACACCACGTGCACGCTCAGGCTCACCTTGCCGCTCGAGAGTGCCCATACATGCAGATCGTGCAGGCTGGCGACGCCTTCACCGGCCAGCAGCGCGCGTTCGACCTCGGGCAGGTCCACCTCGTCAGGCACGCCTTCGAGCAGCACGTTGAGGCTCTCGCGCAGCAGCCGCCAGGTGCGCGGCAACACCCACAAGCCGATGGCGACTGCGATCACAGAATCGACCCAGGCCCAGCCGGTAAAGCGGATCACGAGGGCCCCCACGATCACGCCGACCGAGCCCAGCATGTCTGCCCACACCTCCAGGTACGCGCCCTTCACGTTGAGGCTCTTGTCCTTGCCTGCCGCGAGCAGCCGCATGCCGATCAGGTTGACGACCAGCCCGCCCACCGCCACCAGCAGCATCATGGTCGACTGGATCTCGGCCGGCGCCGAGATGCGCCGCCAGGCCTCGTACAGCACGTAGATCGCCACGAAGAACAGCAGCACCGCATTGAGCACAGCAGCCAGGATCTCGAAGCGGTAGTAGCCGAAGGTGCGCCGCCTGTCGGCGGGCCGCTTGCCGATCCAGATGGCGGCCAGCGAAATTGCCAGCGCCACGGTGTCGGTGAACATGTGGGCCGCATCGGACAGCAGCGCGAGGCTGCCCGACACAAGCCCGCCGACCACTTCAGCCACGAGGTAGAGCGAGGTCAGCAGCAGCGCCCAGCGCAGCGCCTTTTCGCTGCCACCTACAGCGTGTGAATGCTCATGTGCCATTGGAACCTTGCAATGCGGGGTCGAGCCGTGCGCCGTGGACCTGCTCCTTCACTTCTTCCTCTTCTTCATCGCGCCGGTGCGCAATGCGGTAGAGCAGCGGAAGCACCAGCAGCGTCAGCGCGGTCGACGAAAGAATACCGCCGATCACCACCGTGGCCAGCGGCCGCTGCACTTCGGCGCCGGTGCCGGTGGCAATGGCCATCGGCACGAAGCCCAGCGAGGCGACCAGCGCCGTCATCAGCACCGGCCGCAGCCGCGTGAGCGCGCCTTCGCGAATGGCCGCGTCCAGCGGCAGGCCGCTTTCGCGCAGGTTGCGGATGAACGAGATCATCACCAGCCCGTTGAGCACCGCCACGCCCGACAGCGCGATGAAGCCCACCGCCGCCGAGATCGACAGCGGAATGCCGCGCATCCACAGCGCCACGATACCGCCCGTGAGCGCGAACGGAATGCCGGTGAACACCAGCAGGCCGTCCTTGAGGTTGCCGAACATCGCGAACAGCAGCGTGAACACCAGCAGCAGCGACACCGGCACCACGATCTGCAGCCGCTGCGTGGCCGAGGCGAGGTTCTCGTACTGGCCGCCCCACACGGTCCAGTAGCCGGTGGGGATCTTCACATTGCGCATCGCTTCCTCCGCCTCGGCCACGAAGGAACCGAGGTCGCGCCCGCGCACGTTGGCGCTCACCACGATGC
This is a stretch of genomic DNA from Variovorax paradoxus. It encodes these proteins:
- the mog gene encoding molybdopterin adenylyltransferase, which translates into the protein MSSFDPVRIGIVSISDRASSGTYEDKGLPSLKEWLGRALKNPIEFEPRLIPDEADRIGATLIELVDAGCSLVLTTGGTGPALRDVTPEATLAVAHKEMPGFGEQMRQISLRFVPTAILSRQVAVIRDKSLIINLPGQPKSIAETLEGLKDTEGVQVVPGIFAAVPYCIDLIGGPYLETDDTVCKAFRPKSAIRPPR
- the pmbA gene encoding metalloprotease PmbA, whose product is MTTSSSRADSGFAYSRSFFENLVDTALAHAKKLGATDAGAEASEGCGLSVSVRKGELENVERNRDKSLGITVYVGHRRGNASTSDFSEGAIKQTVQAAYDIARFTAEDPVSGLPDEEDIAKVHPELDLFHPWDVTSEQAAKLALECEEAALTTDKRITNSEGAGVSAQQSHFFSAHTHGFRGGYASSRHSISVAPIAGKGDDMQRDAWYSSMRSADELASPQAVGRYAAERALSRLKSRKIKTTECPVLFESPLAVGLLGGLVQAVSGGSLYRKSSFLLDSLGKPVLPKHVNVAEDPHVLRGKGSSPFDDEGVTTRARKVVDAGRLEGYFLSTYSARKLGMKTTGNAGGSHNLTLSSRLTKHTDDLDAMLAKLGTGLFVIELMGQGVNYVTGDYSRGASGFWVEKGKIAFPVQEITIAGNLKDMLMGIEAIGADAYTFGAKTTGSVLVNRMKIAGS
- a CDS encoding cupin domain-containing protein, producing MTRFQKTCISLGLVFGVLGVFAATPAMAAPEAAVTMLMTKDLADMPGKEAVTFVVDFPPGSVDPVHRHDAHAFVYVLEGSIVMGVKGSKEVTLTPGQTFYEGPADIHTVGRNASATKPAKFLVTMVKDKGVPLLTLVK
- a CDS encoding MFS transporter, whose translation is MQLNIDAAAAREAQARPTAPPITAAMALLFAVACGLAVANVYYAQPLLDTLAATFGIRPATVGIVITITQVGYGLGLLLVVPLGDLIDRRQLIVGQSLLSVVALLCVALAPSAAILLPAMAAVGLLAVVTQVLVAYAALMAPPGERGRVVGIVTSGIIIGILLARAVSGTLSDLVGWRSVYLVSAAATLVVSGLLWKALPRRAPPPVRISYLQLIRSVFTLFAEEPVLRIRAVLAMLIFMAITMLLTPMVLPLTAAPFSLSHTQVGLFGLAGAAGAMGAARAGRQADRGRAQRTTGIGLSVMLLSWALIAMLPWSIWAMVVGVVTIDFGLQSVHVANQSLIYRVRPEAQSRLTAGYMIFYSIGSATGSIASTMLYAHGGWNSVCLAGAITSGLALAFWAMTRHLTPQDASP
- a CDS encoding carbohydrate ABC transporter permease; protein product: MATREKRKKTRLPVVFIGPGLLVLAVLALVPTLFAIGISLQDRELGQADSSWVWLSNYIQLFSDRRFLNSVRVSLVWEVLTVSATMGLAVLLGVLLFQCATARWRNVLSMLFIVPVLLPRVSAAFVWKFAFHPLFGLLTYPYKAITGEPLDLLASPLTALMTVAFVDVWQWGLFFAVIVLKLLETLPPQPFEAARMDHAKTWEVYAYVALPMLKAPLISLTFVKMVESLRAFDLIYVMTRGGPGISTETLDMYAFSQGFIESGRISYASSMAVLMMVASTVAFTYIWKWTRPK
- a CDS encoding ABC transporter substrate-binding protein, whose translation is MTNRTTRRIAAGTLLLAALAAAGHAQAQQACKDDVRVLSQPRDGLTLLEKYKDEFKALSGASFNIDNLNENDRRTKTRADASTVGKYNVYYVDEANVPLFAQSKWIVPLAKYYPADYDYADFDPGRQKVATFDGQAWFAPLTGGGDLLVYRKDLLEKAGIKPPTTLEEFAEAAKKLNDPAHGIYGVALRGQRGSGANVWRWMPFFRGYGGQWFDGDKPVFDSPAAVKATQTYLDLFKYSAPGTKTGGWDEATGAFLAGKVAMLIESTPLAGNALDPKMSTVIGKVAYLPPPTPLTGGGYGHGLAIGAKANKTEEAKKCAGLFVAWATSKKQEQRRLAEGQFGELNRTSVLGSPEFAKRYGADLGKALADTGKLTAVNFWQDAAWPDLGDRWGIILEELITGSRTDIKAGLDELDAYAKQLIARRKK
- a CDS encoding AraC family transcriptional regulator, whose product is MRHNAARKPELEHELLRDPRLGFEPAGGSSVRCLQHGVPWPFDCWHYHDEYELQCINRSSGDAFVGDHIGRFEPGYVALVGARLPHTWISHDVPPEGIAERSMVIHFRDEPLRKGTDLFPELKAVLPMLDRAKLGIEFFGIHALVHERFLRVQAQEGMARLAEFIGLLHELARWPDWRQISSTADPAGEDPSANTRMRRVLDYLDQHLTEELSLPAVCAVANMAESSFSRYFHKHMGATFTDFVTRLRIAKACEMLQTSDRLVSDICYEVGFANLANFNRRFLQLKGMTPSAYRQQAQDRFGLRTAQNTPLATTA
- the yjgA gene encoding ribosome biogenesis factor YjgA translates to MSRKPKKGYFVRGQFVAEGSELDLELKRELKGTDEASRTDLKRESDELQKLGTELLTLRAGLFDALQLDEKLVDAIAEAKRITNFEGKRRQMQFIGKLMRKLEPEVLEAVKQALSEQSVAPAAETAALHEAERWRDRLIADDDALGGWIETHPATDSQQLRALVRQARKDMKTGPAGEAPRQGKAYREIFQLVRAQLAVHGGADHAAAAAAQDREEDA
- a CDS encoding cation diffusion facilitator family transporter, whose product is MAHEHSHAVGGSEKALRWALLLTSLYLVAEVVGGLVSGSLALLSDAAHMFTDTVALAISLAAIWIGKRPADRRRTFGYYRFEILAAVLNAVLLFFVAIYVLYEAWRRISAPAEIQSTMMLLVAVGGLVVNLIGMRLLAAGKDKSLNVKGAYLEVWADMLGSVGVIVGALVIRFTGWAWVDSVIAVAIGLWVLPRTWRLLRESLNVLLEGVPDEVDLPEVERALLAGEGVASLHDLHVWALSSGKVSLSVHVVCRPDVGDMAPLMLRLRALLAERFDIHHSTVQVERVPCEQAAESHGFGPAVTAT
- a CDS encoding SDR family oxidoreductase, with protein sequence MKIVIIGGSGLIGSKLATRLRDAGHEVNAASPSTGVNALTGEGLKAALAGANVVVDVANSPSFEDEPALRFFDTAGRNLLAAEAEAGVAHHIALSVVGTDRLLASGYFRAKQRQEELIEASPVPWTIVQATQFFEFVAGIADGSVQGGEVRLSNALIQPMAADDVAAALATVVAEPPARGRIEIAGPQALPLDALVRRLFAATGDKRPVVTDAGASYFGVQLDDRSLTPGNAPRLGTIRFEEWLAQRARA
- a CDS encoding alpha/beta fold hydrolase is translated as MTHYRTATVDGLNIFYREAGDPALPTLLLLHGFPASSFMYRELIERLAHRFHVIAPDYPGFGHSDAPSVVEFSYTFDHLADIVEKFTDQLGLKRYGLYMQDFGGPVGFRLASRHPEKVSFLVVQNANAYEEGLPDDFWGLARELWRDPSPVNYARIREAAMSDAALEWNYTHGVKDPARINPDNWLLQRALLARPGNKDAMAALLHDYGRNLSHYPAWQAYFRQHQPPTLVVWGANDVIFPPSGAYPYQRDLRQIDFKLLDTGHFALEELGETIAAHIERFHDALRA